AGCTGTCATCTCTTTTTGTTGTGCTTCTACACGTCAGCTACATAATACAAGTGTATAGGAGAGGGAGGGACGGAGCAGGCATGTCAGCTGTTGTCCTTGTCCCTGTGAGGGGTCAGAGTATAGAAAATGCACACTGCCATTGAATCCAGGCTTTTTTGACCAAGGAAAATGGTTTGCATACCGTTATGATtagacacaacaacaaaaaatgctggTCTAAAAGAATAGTCTCCATCAGGAAATCAAATTAGCATAGTGGCTAAAGGCTTACAACCTGGAAACACATCAGCAGATGAACATCTAAACAGTGattttatatactatatataatatatatgattatatatataatatacatgaACATCAAGTATTTCATCCTCAAGTTTATGTTCTGACCAAACCTCTTCAAACGCTAACAGCTGCATAAGTGAAATCTGAAGAGCACATGTGCTGCATAGGAGCAGGGTATTGTGTTCATAAGTGTATTCATACCATATATTTATGTTCCTGCTCCACACACTGAGCACTAACAGCTGAAATGCCCCCACTAAGATATGCTGTGCTTAAACCATTTATGCATGCCGGTGCCAGGTTTCGCATCTTGCCCGGacacatttcagaaatactTCTAAAAGCGCTGGTGTTTGCTTGTGATCGGTATTTCAGCCTTGATGAAGACCATGACTTGGCCTGAGTATAAATCTCACCGCCATTAACTTTTTACAAGGTAAAGCGAGTGAGGTCTGGAggatctctctcacacacacataaaaaaggCATAAGGCCTCATAACCCATTCTTCTCTGAGCCTAACATGCCACCCTGCTCCTCCATGAACAGGCTGACAGTCTAAAACCAAGATGGAGTTCTTACTCGCGGTAACAACAACGCATCATCAGGGTTTACGGATGCTGTCTATAACAGCACTCTATGTGTTGGCATGGtgtatttggtttattttatgaCACACTGTGACTTTGGCAGTGCAGTGTTTCACTTTAACAGGCTGATAAAAGCCCAACCATCCGTTCATTTTCTAAACCACTTATCCCGTTCAGGGTCTCAGGGGGCTGGAGCCTATACCAAGCAAAAGACAGGATACACACTGGACAGTTTGTCACAGGGCTAACACACGTATGTATATAGTGAGCATAACAGCCATACTCATGGGGAGATGGTCACTTCATCTtatctgcatgtctttgggGTGAGAGAGGAAAGCAGAGCGCTTTAGGGAAATCCCAAATTTACCAGTCAACACTGATTAATTGTGCAatcataacaaaatattttggaagaaaaacatttactcCAGGGGAAACTGAAGTGAATTAACCAAATTTCTCCGCATGAGAAAAGTGACCACTGAGTTGGACACAGTGCTTTATGAATAGTGTTGAGTAATATGATTAAGTAATTAATTTGAATTAGAaatatctttctctctgattaATGAGGATGTTTCATCGCCTATAATGTGATGGTAAGtcttcacacacaaatatattttctgcaGCACAGTCCCACGAACAAAGATGTTCAAGCTAGAATTCGAGCTTATCAAGATGTTAACAACGAAACAACCAGTTTCTGTAATGTGTCTTTAAGGCCAGTGTGACAGTCACTGTGGAACTAAAGTCTCTTATTAGAGTCAGTGGTCAGGATAAAGGATTCACAGAGGGCACACAGTTGTCAATGATTTAAAATGGTCATTAGACTTTCCAGGGTTCTGAAATAAATAGGTAAAGAAGGGtgcatttaagttatttttgacATGAAGTGAATACACAACTAAATAACTGGACATCCAAGCAAAATGCAGAAGATACTGACATTGTACATAGAGAATGGTGAGAATACAGATGTCACTTAGAGAAAGGCTAAGCAGTATCTGAATCATTGATGCAAGCTTACTCTTTACAATAGAATAATGTCAACACTTTAggctgatgttttaaaaatgaatttaaccTTCTTTTTTGGTTGCTGAAATAAATCCTTCagtgaaaaagacaggaaatgacTGCAAGGTGTTTTTGAATAAGCCTGTCTGCATATTTTACTCACAGTtggtctctctgtcttccttatatatatatatatatgtgtgtgtgtgtgtgtaaccatatcatgtataaaatatatcaataaatatatCATTACTTAAATGGGAAATCCACCCTGAAACATAATTCATGCATGTCATCATTTTCATCGTAAATTGATCAGCATTCATTTTGCTGGCATTGGAGTAAAGGGTCTGGTCTATGATaatcatatttcagtttttatttcagaaaaccACCGTGGCTGATTCCAGTCTACAAAAAGTCATCCATGACAGTGATTTACTTTAAGTACTGTATCAGTATTTTAATTGAATGCTACTGTGTACTTCTGCACTGACAGCTGTTACAAGTGAATGGCTggttcatattttataaacaaaacatattacTGTATAATAGTGTGAAGGGGGCCATTCTGGATAATgggcatttatttttgatactttaagtatagTTTGATACTAATACGTctctgacagtgtttttttacattttggtatCATCATTTTTACTTAGGTAAGGGATCTAAGTACTTAGGCTATTTCACCACTGTTCAATGAGCTGCTGAATGTCTCTAGAGAACAGCTGTTCTGCACATTCAGTCGTGTCCCGCGCAGTGGGGACAATATAAAATTAGCTGTCATTTGGATTCCCTAATTATTTGAGGCGTATCCTGAGGTtaagttaaaatatatattattgatGACCACCCAGCCTATATAAAACCCCGATAAAAGCTGTAAATATGTTCAGTTTGCCATTGTTTTATCAGCTATTTTGAAAGAGGAGATGCACCCTAGAACTTATTGTAGAAGGGAAAGCAATAAGGGGGGGCATAAAAACTTGCAGTCATTATCTGTCCCATGCTGTACATAGACTACAGGCAGTTAAATATCTAGTTGGGACCGAAGCTCTCCTTTCGGTGCGCCTCTGGACCGGTTAGCCCGTGACCCCAACACTTGGGGATTCTCATATAATGTGTCTCCGTCCTGCTACAGTCTGAGTTTGTGGCtgagcacaaacaaacagagagaggggacgTTTGCTGCGAGCCTTTGAAACTGCTGTAATGAACAAGCTGTTCCGCACGATTTGAAAATAATCCGCGTGTCAGTGTCATCTTTCTTATGCAAAGTAGCTGTCTTTGAAGGCGGATCTTTTGGCAGGTTAGACCGGGACGGAGGCTCCGACCAGCTCAGACGAGCGCTGCCACCAAACGCATCATCTCCCTCTTTTGCGGGAAGAGCAATACCCTGCATTTTCTGGGACACATTCAGTGTTACCACCAGGGATATTTCTTTGACTTATTTTTGCAGACCGAGTCGTTGTTTCGGGTGCCCTGCGAGGAACCCTTCCCGCCGCGTAAAGGACTGGAGGGAAATTATTTCCGTTGTTTTCCCAAGTTGTCGCACAAGGACTGAAATCGCACTGCTGCACGGGCAGATAGtgcgggggaaaaaaagtgacatgaaaCGTGAGGACGGACCGGTGGGTCTTGTGGACGCGAGTAGGAAACAAACCGGAGCACACAGCCATTCTCTTGTACTCGCAGTGGACTGATATGCACGGCGAGAAGAGACTGAACAAGTCGCTCCAACACTTCAGCCGCAAACTGTGCGCTTGAAAGCATGGACCTGAACCCACGCTGCTGCCAGCGAAAAAACGGCTCGGGACCGTCGCgggaaatatgtttttactaAACACTCCAAAcctaaaatgagaaaaacgATGGTCTCCCTACAGATAGTtgtgtaagttttttttccGCACTGatcctacacacaaacaccagccaGGGTTTCATCGCAGactttttaatgaaagaaaCTTGTGTGGTGTGGTAGAGGTGAACGTTTGGCCgaatttttcattaaatcaagAGGGGAGAAATGTGTTCATCTGTTGAACTGAGCCTCATCTATGTGCTGCTGGTCCTGTGGAGCGGTGGGGGCTCAGCTATTAGCTCAATAGACCCAGACTGGTCGGGAGAAGGGAAATGTCAACACATCAACATCCCCCAGTGTAAAGACATTGGCTATAACATGACTCGCATGCCAAATCTTATGGGCCACGATGACCAAAAAGAGGCAGCAATAAAGCTGCAGGAGTTTGCAACACTAATACAGTTTGGATGCCACAGTCATCTCAaattttttctgtgctcactgTATGCGCCCATGTGCACAGAGCAGGTGTCCAACCCCATCCCAGCATGTAGAGTTATGTGTGAGCAGGTTAAGTTGAAATGCTCACCTATCTTGGAACAGTTTAACTTCCCCTGGCCTGACTCTCTGGACTGCTCCCGGCTGCCGACCAAAAACGACCCAAACAACCTTTGCATGGAGGCACCCAACAACGGCTCAGATGAGCCTCCCAAAGTCTCCCACACCCAGCCTCCAGATTTCAGGCCCCAGCGGCCTCTGAGTGGGCAAGACCTGCACCTTAAGGACAGTGGCAGCAAGCAGACATGCAGCAACCCTGGCAAGTTCCACTTTGTGGAGAAGAGTGAGTCCTGTGCCCCTAAATGCTACCCTAAAGTGGACGTGTACTGGAGTCAGGGAGACAAGCAGTTTTCTCTGGTGTGGATGGCCATCTGGTCCATCCTCTGCTTTGTCTCCAGCGCCTTCACTGTGCTCACTTTCCTCATAGACCCGCAGCGATTCAAATACCCAGAGAGGCCAATCATCTTCCTCTCCATGTCCTACTGTGTTTACTCTGTGGGCTACCTCATCCGACTTTTTGTAGGAGCTGACAGAATAGCCTGTGACAGAGACAGTGGGGTCCAGTATATTATCCAGGAGGGTCTGGAGAGCACTGGCTGCACTATTGTGTTCCTCGTCCTGTATTATTTTGGCATGGCCAGCTCCCTCTGGTGGGTTATCTTGACCCTCACATGGTTCCTGGCTGCGGGGAAGAAGTGGGGTCATGAGGCCATCGAGGCCAACAGCAGCTACTTCCACCTGGCAGCGTGGGCCATACCGGCTGTGAAGACCATCATGATCCTAGTGATGAGGAAGGTTGCAGGGGATGAGTTGACGGGCGTCTGCTACGTGGGCAGCATGGATGTCAAAGCTCTCACCGGCTTTGTGCTCATTCCTCTCTCCTGCTATCTTATTATTGGCACTTCTTTCCTGCTGTCTGGCTTTGTGGCCCTCTTCCACATCCGGAAGATaatgaaaacagagggagagaacacAGACAAGCTTGAGAAGTTGATGGTTCGCATCGGGGTCTTCTCTGTTCTCTACACTGTCCCAGCCACCTGCGTTATCGCCTGCTATTTCTACGAGAGGCTGAACATGGACTACTGGCGCATCCTGGCAGGGGAGCAGAAGTGTGTGGACAGCAGCGGGCTGGAGTCAGACGAGTGTGTCATGAAGACTTCCATTCCCGCTGTTGAGATCTTCATGGTGAAGATCTTCATGCTGTTGGTGGTGGGCATCACTAGTGGCATGTGGATCTGGACCTCAAAGACACTGCAGTCATGGCAGAATGTGTTCAGTAGGAAGCTAAAGAAGAGGACGAGGAGAAAGGCTGCCAGTGTGTTCACCAGCAGTAGGCCTTACATCAAACCTCACCCATCTCTCAAAGGGCACAGTACTAAGTATGAGCCTACGCGGCCCCCTCCAACATGTGTATGAGCTGGGTCTCTTTGTATAAACCCAAAAATACTTGTAAAGCCCTTACCTAAATGAGACTTTGTAATCAGTGTGCCATCAAAGGAATCAAGGTTCATGATTTATTTATGCAAACTGCATTGAAGATAATGCAATGTGGGTGTTTTTGTATCTTGAGCCATCTCATGCAACAAGGGCTGCCTttgtctgagaaaaaaactgcTACTCCTGGATTCACTTATCCTATTGAGGAACttggtagagaaaaaaaatcgcATTGTTCCCTAGACAAAAAGAGTGGAATAAACCATTTGGATGTGCCATTGGGCTACATGAATAATGTGCAATAGATGTTTTCCTTACAGGCAAAATAAGACACTTGTACTGTTAGTGAGAGATTACAGACAATGAAAAGACCCCGTAGACAATGGAGGCAAATGGTCAGAGAGATGAGTGTTGTGTTTGGAGGCTTTTTATTAGAAATCGAAGTAGTGTCATATGTGTTTGAACTGGAGTGAGAGCAGCTGTTGAAAAGCGCTCAAGACCTTACGAACTGCCCATTGTGAGGCGATTCCATGCCATAAATTAATCAAGCACTCGTTATAGAAAAGTTATTTGTACACACGGttgagttttccttttttttttttttttgctgttttatagCACAGGAGAACATTTGtatatatttctaaaaaaagaaGCGAAGACTTtatagaaaaattaataaaacgttctagttttaaatgtttgtaaagCCGGAATTGTGTGTTGCAACTGTGTTGTTGTTCTCTGTGTTGGAGTGAGTCTCCATCCTCATACAGCGGcatgaagtttgttttttggaattACAACCTCCGCCATTACAAGCTGACAGTGTGCAGCAGTCATTTTGatacaacataaaaatcaacatcattAATCTTAATTTGTGAATGTGATGGTATGTTAGAGCTGGATTTTAACATCATGAATAATTGACAGAAACAACAttgtctataaaaaaaacagaaagagacacgTTTTTACTATGGTAATAACTGACTGGTTTTATGAGCAGTTCGGATCAGCTCATAAATGTTGCACACGCATTATATATCTCCtgctatggaaaaaaaaatgcgttTTTACGTCTCACAAAAGATGAATATCTTACCTTgcttttctgaaattaaaacatgttgCTACTCAAGTCAACAGGAGGCATAAATAGTGGCATCTCTATTCTTTCTTTAAATGCTCTTAAAGAAGCAATGTGACATTCATGTCTGTCCCTCTGTGGCTGCATCAAAGACAACTACCACCAAAGTATAACATAAAAGGATTGTCTATGGTCTTCCATTTGCTGTCTGTATATAGTACAATAAGGCAACAGAGtcacatttgttcattttttaaaatgtattcagtgttttttaatataaaattacatgtaTCTGACTCTTTAATTTTAATATCTTTatttcaccaaaacaaaaaaacaaacaatcaataTTTGACTCCTGGGTTTGGTGTGGTTGCCttaaatttatttacaatttacaatttttccTGTCAGTGCACATTTCACtcaatatatataaatgaaagaaacaggTGATGTTAGCACAAAGGGGAATTAGGTGACTAAAATGTCCAATATTTTAGCTGTGGTTAACACTACAGTTTGATAATCTGTTTATAATTTTTGATATTCCTCATTGCCTTTATGCTGGGTGCTTATATAAGCCTTTGTATAGTTCTTCATGTCATCTGAAGTGATCATACAACTTTATTTTagtcctctctctcccatctctctctttctctctctctctctctctctctgttgcatGTGTCGGTGCGTATCAATGAAGGGGTTATACAATAATCCAGCTCTCATTCAGGACAGGATTAGACTGTTTGATGGATTTGACTTTGAAAAGAGGATCGCTGCAAGccaaaatacagaatatctgTCATCGCTTCTTTTCTTATCAGCAGGGCATAGTGACATTTCTAAAGACACATCTGGTCTGGATTTTAAGTAGTTACATATTGAATGAAGCAGTTTCCTAAAGCATGAGCAAACTGAATGCATTGTACGGTAACCTTAGATGTTTGGTGTTAAACGATCCTTAGCCTGTCAACAATTTTAAGGGGCTTCATCTGAGAGCGACAAGTCTTGTCTTGAATCTAAACGACGGCAATTGACTTCTGTCCTGACAGTGCTGTCAGAGCAACAGGAAAACATGGATACTTCAAGTCATTGACTACATGTACAAGTATGGGAACCATTTAAAAGACATATAGGAATATTAATAGATTGTCAGaagttaatgtaaatataactactAAGCATGAGGTTATTCTTTTGGATATGTGAGAAAAAGATGCAGTTTTGGAGTACAAGACCTTTTCCACCCTTATCTGCCTCACTTTCAAATCTTTTTTGAGAGTTTGAAACCTGTGGTAGAGAGTCCTCCCTGGTCTAATAAAAAGTTTCAGAAGTGTAGTAATGCTTTATCCCCGAGGGCATTCAAGTTCCAGCATCAACCCAACCCGTTTTAACAGTCAAAAGCACATGACTCACAGCCTCTATGTGGCTGAATCAAAGTCAGCCTGTGTCTATTGATACTCTGAGTTGCGAAAAAGGTGTGAGTGCTTCTGAGAGCTTCAACAGAGGCCACCTGGATAACAGCCCCCGAGGTGTCTGGGAAGgctgtaaatataaatgacaGTTACCACCCCCCTCCAGGGCATCTTCAGCCAAGTAGGCttcacttctcttcttctcctctcttcaaAGGGAAAAATCCTGCTCAGAGTAAGGGCAAAGTATTGCTGGCAAgaaaggattttcttttttttgggaaatCACACTCAACTCTATGTATTGCTGGATTTTGGCTTTTAAAAGTTTAGATCTTATTTCATCAGACCACAGGTTATCAAACCAGGAGTGTCTCTCAGCAGAGTGAAAAATCCTCCGTCTGGTGTTGCTGATCATTACATGTTGTTCCTTGCGATGACACGTTTTATTTGACCAAGCGGGGAATCCCAACACAACCATGTGACTTAAGGCTGATGAATCTCAGACCCACATATCTCCACCAGGACGAATGCGGTCACCCGCACACTCTTCCACTTCCTGCCTCTCATTCTTTCTGCTGCGACATGTAGAAGAAATCAGTGTCTGCGTTGGCTCGTGATGTGTTGACACAATGAAGCTTCTGCTTGTGTTCAATGTTGTTGAAACAGCATCAAACCTCTGATAATtacttgatttaatttaatctgaCTGGTTCACCAGTGAGCCaggattttcagcttttcacaCAGTAACTGAGCTGATGTTAAGGATCCTTGTGGATCTGAGCAGTATTACACACATAAAGTCGAAATGACAGAACAATTAAGCCTACTTTGCATGTCAAAGGCCGATTTGGGTTCAGAGGGAGAGTGGCAAGGAAACATCATCACCAGTCAAAACCTTAAAACTATGCTTCTACATCAATAAATGACTAAACATCCTTCTCTatgcaatgtttttgtattCAAGGCGGAGGTGGAGGAACCTGTGTACCTTTACTTTGTCTGCTGCTTTTGCAAGCAGTCATAAAGTTCTCTGACACAGTGACATAAATCAAGTTGCCGGGATGACTGGCAGCTCAGGCAGCTTCTCTTTGATCAGGCTATGTGGAGACGCCCCATGTCCTCATCCTCATCTGCCCCAGCAGCACCTGTTTACTAGTTCAGGCCTGTCTGTTTGGAAAGCAGTGTTTAGCTTCTAAATGTCATAGACTCatacatgacacacacatacacaaacacacgcacacacgcacacacacacacacacacacacacacacacacaaaggaattTGGTTGGTGCTCAGGGCTGGGTTTCCTCAAACACGTATGCTCCTAATGTGCTAGACCCATACTGATTCTTGGCACTTTCTCTTACAAGACATCTGCTCTAAATGTAAATCTGAGTTCTTCCTCCCTTGGCTGTGCCAAGGAAGAAAATAGTTGTTGCATCATGACAAATGaaacagctttgttttgctgctgaagAAGTAACTTGGAGTCAGAGggttactgaagaaaaaaaacttttacacaATAAGAGCTGTAAAAGTTTTAGACCAAAGTGTTATCATAGAATGCAATGATCCCCCAAGTTCTTCTGGCACATAAATCCAGAATACTGAGAATTATGGTTGAAGGAAGTGTGGGTGGGCTTCATGTTCTGGATTGATCTATATAGCAAAGAATCTAGGGCAATCTAAGAGTACAGTATATATGCTCAATCCTCAGTAACAAGCCCCATGAATAGCTCAGAGACGCACACACCTCAGCCTGCTGTGGAAGCAGTTGTTCCCAGCCACTGCTGAAGGTGAGAGTAATTACATAAAAACCTGGCAACAATGAGTTCGCTCCTGACAAGGTGGGGGCATGGcacttttttcaaatgcttAATGAACTACCTCGCAGACTGTCTGCTGATCAAACAAGCGTTTGATAGTGGCTTTGGTTTGAAAGAGGACTGAATACGCTTATTTGCATGTGGAGAAGTGAGCGACTTTGAGGTGGAGATCAGGCAGATTAGTGATAACTGACAGAGACCTGTGCAAACAGACACTCCCCCTCCATTCAAGCAGGGCAGCGGCGCACTTCCTCTGAGGACCAGTTAGGCTGAATACAACATCAGATAGTCCAGAGCATGGCAACTCCTGCTACTTTTCAGACAATGCTCTTTGTATGGCAGCCTCCTCCTTTACctgactctctttttctccGTAAGTTTTGACTTGTTTGGTTTGGTGCGTTTGGAAGCGCACTGATAGCTGGCAAACAATGTAAGAGATGAGAAATCCAATGATGGGCTGCTATTCATCAAAGATATTTTCTTAGAATTCATTCTAATTTAATTCAGATCCACATCCCCAACTAGAACTACTTTTGTGTCGCAAGAGCGATACACTCAAACCATTATATACTGAAACGCAGTGCATACTGTGAATCATATGGTAATGGGATAACAGGTGCAAGGGGATTTTCAGCAGACAGCAGATCATACCAGGCCACAAAATCTCATCAAGTtgatgagagttagatgagaggatcaaaaccactctcatgtctgtatgctaaatatatAGCTACATCCAGCAGCTGGCAtacttagcttagcatatagGGGTGGAAAGGtagcctggccctgtccaaaggtgacacaatctgcctaccagcacctctgaagttaggattttgtcactttcagacagagccaggctagctgttttgacacaaacacatgtaggAATATTGCTAAAATAATATAACCAGCTGCTTGTGGTAGCTCTATATTTAATGGAAAGATATCATAGTGGCATCAGTCTTGTCTTTCCATTTTACTCTTGGTAAGAAAAggataagcatatttcccaaaatgttaaactattaaGTTAACAACAGCAAGGAGAACATGATACACTTGTTCTCTACCATCACAATGACAGATATGCAGCATTCAGCAAAACACCGTCAGATGCAAGGAAGAAGTATTACAAGGACTGTTGGCACCCATGGGCTGCAACGTGACTGAGAAGGCAAGAGATTGGGGGGTTAGAGGGATGTGAATAGTCTGGCGTCAGCTGGAAACAAGATTTTTGCCACGGTGACTTAGCAGAAGACTCTAATCTGCCACCTTCCTAATCCACACTGCAAAGATCgttttaaaacacagcagaataGCACAAGTGGGAATGGCTTTCCTTTGTCTGCGGACATTCTCCTACAGATACCCCCACACATACTTTATAcagatgcacaaacaaacaatctcaTTTGGGTTGCTGCTCATGTCTTAGAAATTCAGATGCAATAATTTTCCTCAGAAAGTTCATGAGTTACATCATATAAAGCACATTTTGATGTCTGTGTATTtcattgtatgtatgtgtgagtgcacaccgtacacactgtatgtgtgtgtgtaaccatgCAAGTGTTTGTCGCTTGTAAGCGATTTTCGGAGATGTTATGAAGGCAGTGACAGGACTGATGGTAGAGTGGAGAGAGCAAGCACAACAGGAGACTGTctacatgtgtatatatttgtgtgtgtgtgtgtgtgagtttataGACGGTATAGGAGCTATagacggagagacagagggagagggatgatGATGGATCTGGCAGGGCTCATGAACACCGCTGAGAGAAAATGCCTATGGTTCAAAGACACTCTCAGCAAACTTAACAAAGAAAGAAGGCACAGAGGGGGAGAACATGAAAGGAAACTACACAATCAACTGTCACATAAACTTGGAGAAAACATCCTGGCCCTGCTggcagaatatactgtatgaagacattttattatttttacacaaactCCATGCAATGGACAGTGACAAAGTGAGATAGAAAATACACAATAGCACATTTGCATAAAACTGCTTACAGTCTACTATTTAATAATTACTTTAAGGTCTTATTGTAAAATCcagactgtgtgtgaatgtctttttttttcacaccttACACACTTCCCAAAAGACACCACAACCTATGCTGGCATGTAATATACACCAACCCCTTATCTATGGGCTTACAAAAAATTTCTGTGCATTAAAATTTCTTACTATTGATATATAATCTTTTATAATTAATCATCATAAAATTACTAATGAATAAATGTAagctatttgtttgttttattgcaaaGTAGTAATACACAATTCTAATACtaacttttgtaaaaaaaaaaagacgtaaTCAAAATTCAGATTCACTGTCTTGCTTGAGTAAATGTCAGTAGTCTAGATGTTAGTTAACATGGTGAACAACAAGTGGTGGAAGGAATATTCAGATCCTTTccttgagtaaaagtagcaaaaccAGTCTTtatactctattacaagtagaagtcctgcgttcaaaatcttaatttaataTAAGTAAAGAAGTAACAtcatcaaaatgtactttaagtatcaaaaggaAGGAATATGTAGTATAAGTATGAATTATGAACGGTATATCATATATTATGTTACTGCATAAGTATTATTGATATGTTAATGTGTAAGTTGTATTTTACCTTTGTAGCTGGTTGAAGATGAtcttcttttaatgttttaaatacagttgggtagtttaatctagTGTAAAGGagtaatttgacattttgggaaatatgcttttcactttcttgtcaAGAATTGAATGAGaggatcaataccactctcatttctgtacTGTGAATATGTAGCTGTAACCTGCAGCTGGTTAGATTACCATAAAGgctggaaatggggaaaaagggtaggctggctctgtccaagggcAATGAATTCTTAACTTTACAGTGGTAGTAGCTGTACTTGGTACTTGTGGACAGAGCAAGGCCacctgtttccccctgttttgaATCTCTACAATATGGCATATTTACCCTACAGACACATAAATTGCTGCAGGgataaatgtcaaataattcCATAAAT
Above is a genomic segment from Xiphias gladius isolate SHS-SW01 ecotype Sanya breed wild chromosome 19, ASM1685928v1, whole genome shotgun sequence containing:
- the fzd10 gene encoding frizzled-10; amino-acid sequence: MCSSVELSLIYVLLVLWSGGGSAISSIDPDWSGEGKCQHINIPQCKDIGYNMTRMPNLMGHDDQKEAAIKLQEFATLIQFGCHSHLKFFLCSLYAPMCTEQVSNPIPACRVMCEQVKLKCSPILEQFNFPWPDSLDCSRLPTKNDPNNLCMEAPNNGSDEPPKVSHTQPPDFRPQRPLSGQDLHLKDSGSKQTCSNPGKFHFVEKSESCAPKCYPKVDVYWSQGDKQFSLVWMAIWSILCFVSSAFTVLTFLIDPQRFKYPERPIIFLSMSYCVYSVGYLIRLFVGADRIACDRDSGVQYIIQEGLESTGCTIVFLVLYYFGMASSLWWVILTLTWFLAAGKKWGHEAIEANSSYFHLAAWAIPAVKTIMILVMRKVAGDELTGVCYVGSMDVKALTGFVLIPLSCYLIIGTSFLLSGFVALFHIRKIMKTEGENTDKLEKLMVRIGVFSVLYTVPATCVIACYFYERLNMDYWRILAGEQKCVDSSGLESDECVMKTSIPAVEIFMVKIFMLLVVGITSGMWIWTSKTLQSWQNVFSRKLKKRTRRKAASVFTSSRPYIKPHPSLKGHSTKYEPTRPPPTCV